Proteins encoded in a region of the Opisthocomus hoazin isolate bOpiHoa1 unplaced genomic scaffold, bOpiHoa1.hap1 HAP1_SCAFFOLD_249, whole genome shotgun sequence genome:
- the SCYL1 gene encoding N-terminal kinase-like protein, which yields MSRGCDTAGLALAPAATSLHGPYDVTACSCQAGGLLAPPPVPPPGPPLDPPARRHRCHLRARSGLGPPAPPGPPAPRCGSSPGTRCGISPSSSARPTRTRTRPGPGGGRGPGPALAAAAGTAKGGRGSGVGVRHGLGTGDAAATNLARAALRRLRSLRHPSVVAFLDSLETEQCLYLVTEPVTPLRRHLRLRPPTGALGEQEVAWGLHQLLAALTFLGGSGLVHHALALDAIFVDPGGDWKLGGLERVAAAGEGVPPRPPGTPPRPHDPPSSATPPEGRGSP from the exons ATGTCACGGGGCTGCGACACCGCCGGGCTGGCCCTGGCCCCCGCCGCGACCTCGCTGCACGGTCCCTATGACGTCACTGCCTGTTCCTGCCAGGCTGGTGGCCTGCTG gccccgcccccggtCCCGCCCCCTGGTCCGCCACTGGATCCTCCCGCCCGGCGCCACCGCTGCCACCTCCGGGCCCGCTCCGGCCTCGGTCCCCCGGCTCCCccgggccccccggccccgcgatGTGGCTCTTCTCCCGGGACCCGGTGCGGGATTTCCCCTTCGAGCTCGGCCCGCCCGACCCGGACCCGGACCCgacccggccccggcggcggacgcggccccggccccgctctggcagctgctgcagggacgGCGAaag GCGGACGGGGCTCCGGTGTCGGTGTTCGCCACGGGCTGGGGACGGGGGACGCGGCCGCCACCAACCTGGCCCGGGCCGCCCTGCGGCGGCTGCGGAGCCTGCGGCACCCGAGCGTGGTGGCcttcctggacagcctggag ACGGAGCAGTGCCTGTACCTGGTGACGGAGCCGGTGACGCCGCTGCGCCGGCACCTGCGGCTGCGGCCCCCGACCGGGGCCCTGGGCGAGCAGGAGGTGGCCTGGGGGCTGCACCAGCTGCTg GCGGCGCTGACCTtcctggggggctcggggctggtgCACCACGCGCTGGCGCTGGACGCCATCTTCGTCGACCCGGGGGGCGACTGGAagctgggggggctggagagggtGGCGGCCGCCGGAGAGggggtccccccccggccccccggcacccccccccggccccacgacCCCCCGAGCTCAGCGACTCCTCCCGAGGGCAGGGGGAGCCCTG